The following are encoded in a window of Thiohalobacter sp. IOR34 genomic DNA:
- a CDS encoding FAD/NAD(P)-binding oxidoreductase: MKKRLSRREFIRLSGSAIAVGALPQGSDAAGLDKGRTGPLLRVDRPAELPRARGRRVIVVGGGWAGLTMAKYLRKEDPELDVVLIEKRALFMSCPISNLWLGDKVALEFLCHSFLDAARNNGYLFLNATLLDLDRERRRVYTDQGHLDYDYLVLAPGIDYDYAAIGVTDPVELHYLKTHYPAGFMPGSEHLSIRNKLENFSGGIFLLTVPAGNYRCLPAPYERACLIAAYFKRNKIKGKVVLLDANPDVTIKKDGFHAAFDELYKGYLEYLPSFDIRRVDARRRTLSSEFDTVSFDDAAIYPRVRGAQLIEQLGLVAPGSRQKEANIDVLFNNLIGDRRVYVVGDARPMPFSKSGNTANSEAKIIARVIARRARGEEVTEWTSPHTICYSMVNTEPLEAISLYARYAYDPQEKSFAFDQVRVFEKRSAARGQATFSWAEGLYRDMFS; this comes from the coding sequence ATGAAGAAAAGACTTTCCCGGCGCGAGTTCATCAGGCTGTCCGGTTCCGCGATCGCTGTCGGTGCGCTGCCGCAAGGGTCGGACGCCGCCGGCCTGGACAAGGGGCGAACCGGGCCGCTGCTGCGGGTCGATCGTCCCGCCGAGCTGCCCAGGGCCAGGGGGCGGCGGGTCATCGTGGTCGGTGGCGGCTGGGCCGGGCTGACCATGGCCAAGTACCTGCGCAAGGAGGATCCGGAGCTGGATGTGGTGTTGATCGAGAAGCGCGCCCTGTTCATGTCCTGTCCGATCAGCAATCTCTGGCTGGGGGACAAGGTGGCGCTCGAGTTCCTGTGCCACAGCTTCCTGGATGCGGCCAGGAACAACGGCTATCTGTTCCTCAACGCCACCTTGCTGGATCTCGACCGTGAGCGGCGTCGGGTCTATACCGACCAGGGTCATCTGGATTACGACTATCTGGTCCTGGCCCCCGGCATCGACTACGACTATGCCGCCATCGGTGTGACCGATCCGGTGGAGCTGCATTACCTCAAGACCCATTATCCCGCCGGCTTCATGCCCGGTTCGGAACATCTCTCCATCCGCAACAAGCTGGAGAATTTCAGCGGTGGCATCTTTCTCCTCACCGTGCCGGCCGGCAATTACCGCTGCCTCCCCGCCCCCTATGAGCGCGCCTGTCTGATCGCCGCCTATTTCAAACGCAACAAGATCAAGGGCAAGGTGGTACTGCTCGATGCCAACCCGGATGTGACCATCAAGAAGGACGGTTTCCATGCGGCCTTCGACGAACTCTACAAGGGCTATCTCGAATACCTGCCGTCCTTCGATATCCGTCGCGTCGATGCCCGCCGGCGGACCCTGTCGTCGGAATTCGACACCGTCTCGTTCGACGATGCCGCCATTTATCCGCGGGTGCGTGGCGCGCAGTTGATTGAACAGCTAGGGCTGGTTGCTCCCGGGAGTCGTCAGAAAGAGGCCAACATCGATGTGCTGTTCAACAACCTGATCGGTGACCGGCGTGTCTACGTGGTCGGCGACGCCCGGCCCATGCCCTTCTCCAAGAGTGGCAACACGGCCAATTCGGAGGCCAAGATCATCGCCCGGGTGATCGCCAGGCGGGCCCGGGGGGAGGAGGTGACCGAGTGGACCAGTCCGCACACCATCTGTTATTCGATGGTCAACACAGAGCCGCTGGAGGCGATCAGCCTCTATGCCCGCTATGCCTACGACCCGCAGGAGAAGTCTTTCGCCTTCGACCAGGTGCGGGTCTTCGAGAAGCGCTCGGCGGCGCGCGGCCAGGCCACCTTTAGCTGGGCGGAGGGTCTCTACCGGGACATGTTTTCCTGA
- a CDS encoding FAD-dependent oxidoreductase produces the protein MQPILIIGSGLAGYSVAREFRKLDQETPLQILSRDDGAFYSKPMLSNALAQGKTAEQLVISSAARMAGQLDAEILDHCQVEAIEPAARRVRSNRGEHPYRQLVLALGADSIRLPIAGDGAADILTVNDRLDYARFRTALEGRRRVAIIGAGLIGCEFADDLLASGHQVSLIDLGSHPLGRLVPEAAGRALEARLSERGADWHLGVSVEEVSREGDGYALRLSDGSRLHAGLVLSAIGLKPRTTLAAAAGLEVGRGIRTDRWLRSSQPDIYAIGDCAEVEGLLLPFVMPIMQGARALARTLAGQPTPVAYPAMPVAVKTPSYPLVVAPPPVDAVGEWQLEEDDDGLRALFRDAAGRLLGFVLGGKRVAEKQALGRRLPPRLD, from the coding sequence ATGCAACCCATCCTCATCATCGGCAGCGGACTGGCGGGCTACTCGGTGGCCCGCGAGTTCCGCAAACTGGACCAGGAAACGCCGCTGCAGATCCTCAGCCGCGACGACGGCGCCTTCTATTCCAAGCCCATGCTGTCCAACGCCCTGGCCCAGGGCAAGACAGCCGAGCAGCTGGTGATCAGCAGCGCAGCCCGGATGGCCGGGCAGCTGGACGCCGAGATCCTCGACCACTGCCAGGTGGAGGCCATCGAGCCGGCCGCGCGGCGGGTGCGCAGCAACCGCGGCGAGCATCCCTATCGCCAGCTGGTGCTGGCCCTCGGCGCCGACTCCATCCGTCTGCCGATCGCGGGCGACGGCGCGGCCGACATCCTCACCGTCAACGACCGTCTGGACTATGCCCGCTTCCGCACTGCCCTGGAAGGCAGGCGACGGGTCGCCATCATCGGTGCCGGGCTGATCGGCTGCGAGTTCGCCGACGACCTGCTCGCCAGCGGCCACCAGGTGAGCCTGATCGATCTGGGCAGCCACCCGCTGGGACGCCTGGTTCCGGAGGCGGCGGGACGCGCCCTTGAGGCGCGGCTCAGCGAACGCGGGGCGGACTGGCATCTCGGCGTCTCGGTCGAGGAGGTGAGCCGGGAAGGGGATGGCTACGCCCTGCGCCTCTCCGACGGCAGCCGCCTGCACGCCGGGTTGGTGCTGTCCGCCATCGGTCTTAAGCCGCGCACCACCCTGGCTGCGGCCGCCGGCCTCGAGGTGGGCCGCGGCATCCGCACCGACCGCTGGCTGCGCAGCAGCCAGCCCGACATCTACGCCATCGGCGACTGTGCCGAGGTGGAAGGCCTGCTGCTGCCCTTCGTCATGCCCATCATGCAGGGAGCCCGCGCCCTGGCCCGGACCCTCGCCGGCCAGCCGACGCCGGTGGCCTATCCAGCCATGCCGGTGGCGGTGAAGACCCCCAGCTACCCGCTGGTGGTGGCACCACCGCCCGTGGACGCCGTGGGTGAATGGCAGCTCGAAGAGGACGACGACGGGCTGCGCGCCCTGTTCCGTGACGCGGCGGGGCGACTGCTGGGATTCGTGCTGGGCGGCAAGCGGGTGGCCGAGAAACAGGCGCTCGGCCGTCGGCTGCCACCCCGCCTCGACTGA
- the rubA gene encoding rubredoxin RubA codes for MKKWQCIVCGFIYDEAAGLPQEGIAPGTRWEDIPDDWVCPECGVGKEDFEMIEDE; via the coding sequence ATGAAGAAATGGCAATGCATCGTCTGCGGCTTCATCTATGACGAGGCCGCGGGCCTTCCCCAGGAAGGCATCGCGCCCGGCACCCGCTGGGAGGACATCCCCGACGACTGGGTGTGCCCGGAATGCGGGGTCGGCAAGGAGGACTTCGAGATGATCGAGGACGAGTGA
- a CDS encoding rubrerythrin family protein — MNDSNPESITVKNLEAALAGESMAHIKYLYFARICRAQGDEETAAIFEATAAQEVQHAFGHMDLLYPPSELDPARCLELAIAGETHEYTEMYPSFRHLAEQEQREDAVREFDAQIEESREHAERFQTMLAKAAKRFAALTKVEQRHARHYREALDQVRR; from the coding sequence ATGAACGACAGCAACCCTGAATCCATCACCGTCAAGAACCTGGAAGCCGCACTGGCCGGCGAGTCCATGGCCCATATCAAATACCTGTACTTCGCGCGCATCTGCCGCGCCCAGGGTGACGAGGAAACGGCAGCCATCTTCGAGGCCACCGCCGCGCAGGAGGTGCAGCATGCCTTCGGCCACATGGATCTGCTCTACCCACCGAGCGAGCTCGATCCGGCACGCTGCCTGGAACTGGCCATTGCCGGCGAGACCCACGAGTACACCGAGATGTACCCGAGCTTCCGGCACCTCGCCGAACAGGAACAGCGCGAGGACGCGGTGCGCGAGTTCGACGCCCAGATCGAGGAATCACGCGAACACGCGGAACGCTTCCAGACCATGCTGGCCAAGGCCGCCAAGCGCTTCGCCGCACTGACCAAGGTCGAGCAGCGCCACGCCCGCCACTACCGCGAGGCACTGGACCAGGTCAGGCGCTGA
- a CDS encoding GGDEF domain-containing protein, whose translation MHYQESNDRAAEFVRQALPLMSRHQIPASPDHYTVWYEYVSGRNQALKTAIDEVLARHQQLSAEFSKQLYDRYFLDQEARIAEQMRLEVQQMVGAVLEQLGHSGQQADHYGKVLADYHSRLHGKLDNAQFRQLLGEFMAETRAMQQANRELQARLDRTTSELDQLRQELEQARQAATVDSLTGIANRQAFDEALAEAMAQATADDQHLCLIMADIDNFKHFNDSHGHLTGDKLLRVIAGLLSEGIKGQDLVARFGGEEFAILLPNTPLRGGLTVAEHLRATVQQQRLRKKDTQEPLGSVTLSMGVALYRPGESAHSFIGRADAALYHSKRFGRNRVTIETQVPAA comes from the coding sequence ATGCACTATCAGGAATCCAACGACCGGGCGGCGGAATTCGTGCGGCAGGCACTGCCGCTCATGTCCCGCCACCAGATACCGGCCAGCCCGGACCACTACACCGTCTGGTATGAATACGTCAGTGGCCGCAACCAGGCGCTGAAGACTGCCATCGACGAGGTCCTCGCCCGCCACCAGCAGCTCTCCGCCGAGTTCAGCAAGCAACTCTACGACCGCTACTTCCTCGACCAGGAGGCGCGCATCGCCGAGCAGATGCGGCTCGAGGTGCAGCAGATGGTGGGCGCGGTGCTGGAACAGCTCGGCCACTCCGGACAACAGGCGGACCACTACGGCAAGGTGCTGGCCGACTACCACAGCCGCCTCCACGGCAAGCTGGACAACGCGCAGTTCCGCCAGCTGTTGGGGGAATTCATGGCCGAGACGCGCGCCATGCAGCAGGCCAACCGGGAACTGCAGGCGCGCCTCGACCGGACCACCAGCGAACTCGACCAGCTGCGCCAGGAACTGGAGCAGGCCCGTCAGGCCGCCACCGTCGACAGCCTGACCGGCATCGCCAACCGCCAGGCCTTCGACGAGGCGCTGGCCGAGGCCATGGCCCAGGCCACGGCCGACGACCAGCACCTGTGCCTGATCATGGCCGACATCGACAACTTCAAGCACTTCAACGACAGCCACGGCCACCTCACCGGCGACAAGCTGCTGCGGGTGATCGCCGGCCTGCTGTCCGAGGGGATCAAGGGACAGGATCTGGTGGCACGCTTCGGCGGTGAGGAATTCGCCATCCTCCTGCCCAACACCCCGCTGCGTGGCGGACTGACCGTCGCCGAGCACCTGCGTGCCACCGTCCAGCAGCAGCGCCTGCGCAAGAAGGACACCCAGGAACCGCTCGGCAGCGTGACCCTGTCCATGGGCGTGGCCCTGTACCGCCCGGGCGAATCCGCCCACAGCTTCATCGGCCGGGCCGACGCGGCGCTCTATCACTCCAAGCGCTTCGGTCGCAACCGGGTCACCATCGAAACCCAGGTGCCTGCCGCCTGA
- a CDS encoding Sua5/YciO/YrdC/YwlC family protein produces MPLRPWQLRQACQYLHAGGLLAYPTEAVYGLGCNPLDRDAVLRLLLLKQRPAAKGLILISDDFARLQPFLEPLPAARRRAVLASWPGPVTWAWPVRPWVPYWLRGEHSTLAVRVTAHPPAVELCRAFGLPLVSTSANPAARRPARTPLKVRKYFDGSIDCILHAATGGDPAPTPIRDARSGRWLRPA; encoded by the coding sequence ATGCCGCTGCGCCCCTGGCAACTGCGCCAAGCCTGCCAGTATCTGCATGCGGGCGGCCTGCTCGCCTATCCCACCGAGGCGGTCTACGGCCTGGGCTGCAACCCGCTGGACCGCGATGCCGTGCTTCGCCTGCTGCTGCTCAAGCAGCGCCCCGCAGCCAAGGGCCTGATCCTCATCAGCGACGATTTCGCCCGGCTGCAACCCTTTCTCGAACCCCTGCCGGCGGCCCGCCGGCGGGCGGTGCTGGCCAGCTGGCCCGGACCCGTCACCTGGGCCTGGCCGGTCCGTCCCTGGGTCCCCTACTGGCTGCGCGGCGAACATTCGACGCTGGCGGTACGGGTCACCGCCCACCCGCCGGCCGTCGAACTGTGCCGCGCCTTCGGCCTGCCACTGGTTTCCACCAGTGCCAACCCGGCCGCCCGGCGGCCCGCACGCACCCCCCTGAAAGTTCGAAAATATTTCGATGGATCAATCGATTGCATCCTGCACGCGGCGACCGGGGGCGATCCCGCGCCGACCCCGATCCGCGATGCCCGCAGCGGCCGCTGGCTGCGCCCCGCCTGA
- the topA gene encoding type I DNA topoisomerase: MSKHLVIVESPAKAKTIKKYLGKDFEVMASYGHVRDLVPKGGAVDTEHDFAMKYQVIDKNAKHVDAIAKAMKKADALYLATDPDREGEAISWHLYEILKDRGVLKDKPVYRVVFHEITKRAIQEAIEHPRELSMDLVNAQQARRALDYLVGFNLSPLLWKKIRRGLSAGRVQSPALRMIVEREEEIERFKPREYWTIEADLEKDSQDFSAKLSQLHGKKLGQFDIGKAEQAHAVEKELLEAAGGQLTVGKVEKKQRRRNPSPPFTTSTLQQEASRKLGFSASRTMRVAQQLYEGIDTGSGSVGLITYMRTDSVNLANEALDEIRALIAERYGKDNLPDKPRLYKTKAKNAQEAHEAIRPTSALRTPEEIKQYLSTDQYKLYSLIWKRTIACQMIHATIHTVGVDFPCGEGNILRATGSTVAKPGFMAVYQESVDDKKAGGEEKLLPPLEEGDVVKLLAIRPEQHFTEPPPRYTEASLVKTLEEHGIGRPSTYATIISTLLAREYVTLEKRRFQPTDVGRIVAKFLTDHFTQYVDYDFTARLEDDLDEIARGEREWIPLLKSFWEPFHKQVEDKEASVSRKDVTTEALDESCPKCGKPLQIKLGRRGRFVGCSGYPECDYTRNLGEDAASAEPEVVEGRKCPECGSDLIIRSGRYGKFIGCSSYPDCKHIEPLEKPEDTGVPCPVCGKGSMLKRKSRNGKIFYSCSTYPDCKYAVWNEPLDEPCPECGWPMLTLKTTKRRGTEKVCPQKDCKFAEPVETAEADEAG, from the coding sequence ATGAGCAAGCACCTGGTGATCGTCGAATCCCCGGCCAAGGCCAAGACCATCAAGAAATACCTGGGCAAGGATTTCGAGGTGATGGCCTCCTATGGCCACGTGCGCGACCTGGTACCCAAGGGCGGCGCGGTCGACACCGAGCACGACTTTGCCATGAAGTACCAGGTGATCGACAAGAACGCCAAGCACGTCGACGCCATTGCCAAGGCGATGAAGAAGGCCGATGCCCTGTATCTCGCCACCGACCCGGACCGCGAGGGCGAGGCCATCTCCTGGCATCTGTACGAGATCCTCAAGGACCGCGGAGTGCTGAAGGACAAGCCGGTCTACCGGGTGGTGTTCCACGAGATCACCAAGCGCGCCATCCAGGAGGCCATCGAGCATCCCCGCGAGCTGTCCATGGACCTGGTCAACGCCCAGCAGGCGCGCCGGGCCCTGGACTACCTGGTCGGCTTCAACCTCTCGCCGCTGCTGTGGAAGAAGATCCGCCGCGGACTGTCGGCCGGCCGGGTGCAGAGCCCGGCGCTGCGCATGATCGTCGAGCGCGAGGAGGAGATCGAGCGTTTCAAGCCCCGCGAATACTGGACCATCGAGGCCGACCTGGAAAAGGACAGCCAGGACTTCAGCGCCAAGCTCAGTCAGCTGCACGGCAAGAAGCTCGGCCAGTTCGACATCGGCAAGGCCGAACAGGCCCACGCGGTGGAGAAGGAGTTGCTGGAGGCGGCGGGCGGCCAGCTGACCGTCGGCAAGGTGGAGAAGAAGCAGCGCCGGCGCAACCCCTCGCCGCCCTTCACCACCTCGACCCTGCAGCAGGAGGCCTCGCGCAAGCTCGGTTTCTCCGCCAGCCGCACCATGCGCGTCGCCCAGCAGCTCTACGAGGGCATCGACACCGGCAGCGGCTCGGTGGGTCTGATCACCTACATGCGCACCGACTCGGTCAACCTGGCCAACGAGGCGCTGGACGAAATCCGCGCGCTGATCGCCGAACGCTACGGCAAGGACAACCTGCCGGACAAGCCGCGGCTGTACAAGACCAAGGCCAAGAACGCCCAGGAGGCCCACGAGGCGATCCGCCCCACCTCGGCGCTGCGCACCCCCGAGGAGATCAAGCAGTACCTGAGTACCGACCAGTACAAGCTCTACAGCCTGATCTGGAAGCGCACCATCGCCTGCCAGATGATCCACGCCACCATACACACGGTGGGTGTCGATTTCCCCTGCGGCGAGGGCAACATCCTGCGCGCCACCGGCTCCACCGTGGCCAAGCCCGGTTTCATGGCCGTCTACCAGGAGAGCGTCGACGACAAGAAGGCCGGTGGCGAGGAGAAGCTGCTGCCGCCGCTGGAGGAGGGCGACGTCGTCAAGCTGCTGGCCATCCGCCCGGAGCAGCACTTCACCGAGCCGCCGCCGCGCTACACCGAGGCCAGCCTGGTCAAGACTCTGGAGGAACATGGCATCGGCCGGCCCTCGACCTACGCCACCATCATCTCCACCCTGCTGGCCCGTGAATACGTCACCCTGGAGAAGCGCCGCTTCCAGCCGACCGATGTCGGCCGCATCGTCGCCAAGTTCCTCACCGACCACTTCACCCAGTACGTCGACTACGACTTCACCGCGCGCCTGGAGGACGACCTCGACGAGATCGCCCGCGGCGAGCGGGAATGGATCCCGCTGCTGAAGAGCTTCTGGGAGCCCTTCCACAAGCAGGTCGAGGACAAGGAGGCCAGCGTCTCGCGCAAGGACGTCACCACCGAGGCGCTGGACGAGAGCTGTCCGAAATGCGGCAAGCCGCTGCAGATCAAGCTCGGCCGCCGCGGCCGCTTCGTCGGCTGCTCCGGCTACCCGGAATGCGACTACACCCGCAACCTCGGCGAGGACGCGGCATCCGCGGAACCGGAGGTGGTCGAGGGCCGCAAGTGCCCGGAATGCGGGTCCGACCTGATCATCCGCAGCGGCCGCTACGGCAAGTTCATCGGCTGCTCCAGCTATCCCGACTGCAAGCACATCGAGCCGCTGGAGAAACCCGAGGACACCGGCGTCCCCTGCCCGGTGTGCGGCAAGGGCAGCATGCTCAAGCGCAAGTCGCGCAATGGCAAGATCTTCTACTCCTGCTCCACCTACCCGGACTGCAAGTACGCGGTCTGGAACGAGCCGCTCGACGAGCCCTGTCCGGAATGCGGCTGGCCGATGCTGACCCTGAAGACCACCAAGCGCCGCGGCACCGAAAAGGTCTGCCCGCAGAAGGACTGCAAGTTCGCCGAGCCGGTGGAAACCGCCGAGGCGGACGAGGCCGGCTGA
- a CDS encoding DUF494 family protein — protein MKESMLDVLMYLFENYYMDEDIEPQPDRDSLHVELLEAGFAPAEINKAFDWLEGLTRFRDSGIPAAQTAHAIRLFTEAECQRLDVESRGFLMFLEQMGILTASSRELVIDRVMALDAADVDLEQLKWIILMVLFNQPGQEAAYAWMEDLVFDDTPGRLH, from the coding sequence ATGAAAGAAAGCATGCTCGACGTGCTGATGTATCTGTTTGAAAACTATTACATGGACGAGGATATCGAGCCCCAGCCGGATCGCGATTCGCTGCATGTCGAGTTGCTCGAGGCCGGCTTCGCCCCCGCCGAGATCAACAAGGCCTTCGATTGGCTGGAGGGCCTGACCCGGTTCCGCGACAGCGGCATCCCGGCCGCCCAGACCGCCCACGCCATCCGCCTGTTCACCGAGGCGGAATGCCAGCGGCTGGACGTGGAATCCCGTGGCTTTCTCATGTTCCTGGAACAGATGGGCATACTCACCGCCAGCAGCCGCGAACTGGTCATCGACCGGGTCATGGCGCTGGACGCGGCGGACGTCGACCTCGAGCAACTGAAATGGATCATTCTCATGGTGCTGTTCAACCAGCCCGGCCAGGAGGCCGCCTACGCCTGGATGGAAGACCTGGTCTTCGACGACACGCCCGGCCGGCTGCACTGA
- the dprA gene encoding DNA-processing protein DprA, with protein MSRAEEELLAWLRLWRAPGIGSATFRRLLDLASPAELLAGPPAELPPELREALRRSDPGAAEADLRWREAPGRHILTLHDPAYPALLKEIPDPPPLLFVQGDPGWLSAPQLAVVGSRNPTAGGIQTARDFAACLARTGLLITSGLALGIDSAAHRGALQAGGATLAVTGTGPDRVYPARNRELAHSIAGQGALVTEFPPGTGPRPENFPRRNRIISGLSLGTLVVEAAPRSGSLITARLATEQGREVFAIPGSIHNPLARGCHALLRQGAKLVETAADILEELGPLAGTLQASATAAETAPQRDAGLSDDQQALLESLGYDPVSVDQLVERSGLTAEAVSSMLLILELDGYVSALSGGRYVRTEKRG; from the coding sequence ATGAGCCGCGCCGAGGAGGAGCTGCTGGCCTGGCTGCGCCTGTGGCGCGCCCCCGGCATCGGCAGCGCGACCTTCCGGCGGCTGCTGGACCTGGCCTCACCCGCCGAGCTGCTGGCCGGGCCGCCGGCCGAGCTGCCGCCGGAGCTGCGCGAGGCCCTGCGCCGGAGCGACCCCGGTGCCGCCGAGGCCGACCTGCGCTGGCGAGAGGCGCCCGGACGGCACATCCTCACCCTGCACGACCCGGCCTATCCCGCCCTGCTGAAGGAGATCCCCGACCCGCCGCCCCTGCTGTTCGTGCAGGGCGATCCCGGCTGGCTCTCGGCCCCGCAACTGGCCGTGGTCGGCAGCCGCAACCCCACCGCCGGCGGTATCCAGACCGCCCGTGATTTCGCCGCCTGCCTGGCCCGCACCGGCCTGCTCATCACCAGCGGCCTGGCACTCGGCATCGACAGCGCCGCTCACCGCGGGGCGTTGCAGGCGGGCGGCGCCACCCTGGCGGTGACCGGCACCGGCCCCGACCGGGTCTATCCGGCCCGCAACCGCGAGCTGGCCCACAGCATCGCCGGACAGGGCGCGCTGGTCACCGAGTTCCCGCCGGGCACCGGGCCGCGGCCGGAGAACTTCCCGCGCCGCAACCGCATCATCAGCGGCCTCAGCCTCGGCACCCTGGTGGTCGAGGCGGCACCGCGCTCCGGTTCCCTGATCACCGCCCGCCTGGCCACCGAGCAGGGTCGGGAGGTGTTCGCCATCCCCGGCTCCATCCACAATCCGCTGGCCCGCGGCTGCCACGCGCTGCTCCGCCAGGGCGCCAAGCTGGTGGAGACAGCCGCCGACATTCTCGAGGAACTGGGGCCGCTGGCCGGCACGCTGCAGGCATCCGCGACGGCGGCGGAAACCGCGCCGCAGCGGGACGCCGGGCTCTCCGACGACCAGCAGGCGCTGCTTGAATCCCTTGGCTACGATCCGGTTTCCGTGGACCAGCTGGTGGAGCGCAGCGGATTGACGGCAGAGGCGGTTTCCTCCATGCTCCTGATCCTAGAGCTGGATGGCTACGTCTCCGCGCTGAGCGGGGGGCGCTATGTCCGGACCGAGAAGAGAGGTTGA
- a CDS encoding LysM peptidoglycan-binding domain-containing protein has protein sequence MARKLFGFILAACFTVLSWADEIALNPDHPERYVVVPGDTLWDISARFLRDPWLWPEVWYANPQIENPHLIYPGDVIRLVYVDGRPQLRVERGRPTVKLSPHARVTRIDQAIPTIPIDAIRQFLTQPLVVSEETLKAAPYVLDSPDEHIVTGAGDRIYVRGISSNAYGRYNLFRPGEPFTDPETGELLGHEAVYVGDARVQRFGDPATLTLTRTSREVNIGDRLMPVEEDEIHLSFLPHPPQPGLRGQIISVLDGVSQIGQYQVVVINRGKREGMEVGHVLRVMQAGETIRDRIAGGKEKVRLPDEEAGLMLVFRTFDKVSFGLIMEATRPIHVLDIVTTP, from the coding sequence ATGGCCAGAAAACTGTTTGGATTCATCCTCGCCGCCTGCTTCACCGTCCTCAGCTGGGCGGACGAAATCGCCCTCAACCCCGACCATCCCGAGCGCTACGTGGTGGTGCCGGGTGACACCCTGTGGGACATCTCGGCCCGCTTCCTGCGCGATCCCTGGCTGTGGCCGGAGGTCTGGTACGCCAATCCGCAGATCGAGAACCCCCATCTCATCTATCCGGGCGACGTCATCCGCCTGGTCTACGTCGACGGCCGGCCCCAGCTGCGCGTCGAGCGCGGCCGTCCCACGGTCAAGCTGTCGCCCCATGCCCGGGTGACCCGCATCGACCAGGCCATCCCCACCATCCCGATCGACGCCATCCGCCAGTTCCTCACCCAGCCGCTGGTGGTGAGCGAGGAGACCCTGAAGGCGGCACCCTATGTCCTCGACAGCCCGGATGAACACATCGTCACCGGCGCCGGCGACCGCATCTATGTGCGCGGCATCAGCAGCAACGCCTATGGCCGCTACAACCTGTTCCGCCCCGGCGAGCCCTTCACCGACCCCGAGACCGGCGAGCTGCTCGGCCACGAGGCGGTCTATGTGGGCGACGCCCGGGTACAGCGGTTCGGCGACCCGGCCACCCTCACCCTGACCCGCACCAGCCGCGAGGTCAACATCGGCGACCGCCTGATGCCGGTGGAGGAGGACGAGATCCACCTGTCCTTCCTGCCGCACCCGCCGCAGCCGGGCCTGCGCGGCCAGATCATCTCGGTGCTGGACGGCGTCAGCCAGATCGGCCAGTACCAGGTGGTGGTCATCAACCGCGGCAAGCGTGAAGGCATGGAGGTCGGTCACGTACTGCGCGTCATGCAGGCGGGCGAGACCATCCGCGACCGCATCGCCGGCGGCAAGGAGAAGGTCAGGCTGCCCGACGAGGAGGCCGGGCTGATGCTGGTGTTCCGCACCTTCGACAAGGTGAGTTTCGGGTTGATCATGGAAGCGACCCGGCCCATCCATGTACTGGATATCGTCACCACGCCCTGA
- the def gene encoding peptide deformylase — protein sequence MAKLEILHFPDERLRTRAEPVEQVDDALRRLIDDMFETMYAAPGIGLAATQVNVHRRLIVIDISEEKDQPLVLINPEILARDGVEEMEEGCLSVPGIYEKVQRADSVRVRALDRDGRPFELEADGLLAVCIQHEIDHLDGKLFVDYLSSLKRQRIRKKLEKARRQHSLPAEPLKHPEPVI from the coding sequence ATGGCCAAGCTCGAAATCCTCCACTTTCCCGACGAACGTCTGCGAACCCGTGCCGAGCCCGTGGAACAGGTCGACGATGCGCTGCGCCGGTTGATCGACGACATGTTCGAGACCATGTACGCGGCGCCGGGCATCGGCCTGGCCGCGACCCAGGTCAACGTCCACCGGCGGCTGATCGTGATCGACATCAGCGAGGAGAAGGATCAGCCACTGGTGCTGATCAATCCCGAGATCCTCGCGCGTGACGGCGTCGAGGAGATGGAGGAGGGCTGTCTGTCGGTGCCCGGGATCTACGAAAAGGTACAGCGCGCCGATTCGGTGCGGGTGCGGGCACTGGACCGCGACGGCCGGCCCTTCGAGCTGGAGGCCGACGGCCTGTTGGCGGTCTGCATCCAGCACGAGATCGATCACCTGGACGGTAAGCTGTTCGTCGACTATCTGTCCAGCCTCAAGCGCCAGCGGATCCGCAAGAAGCTGGAGAAGGCCCGGCGCCAGCACAGCCTGCCCGCCGAGCCGCTCAAGCATCCGGAGCCCGTCATCTGA